In Gemmatimonadetes bacterium T265, one DNA window encodes the following:
- a CDS encoding riboflavin deaminase, protein MTSTTRRPRVICHMMASLDGRIVTEGWPLSPEGRRQYEAVHATYAPDAWLCGRVTMEAHFAAGTRPDAEVARAYAGPAREDFVAPGEHASFAIAVDPRGKLLWDSGEADGDHVVAVLTHRVSDDYLATLRERGVSYLLAGHDDVDLPLAVELIGARLGVQTLMLEGGGGINGSFLRSGLIDEVSLLVAPVADGRVGTPGVFDVAVGDFAPCRLALEHVERRADDVLWLRYRVEARPS, encoded by the coding sequence ATGACTTCGACCACCCGCCGCCCGCGCGTGATCTGCCACATGATGGCGTCCCTCGACGGGCGTATCGTCACCGAGGGGTGGCCGCTCTCGCCCGAGGGGCGGCGGCAGTACGAGGCGGTGCACGCCACGTACGCACCCGACGCCTGGCTCTGCGGGCGCGTGACGATGGAGGCGCACTTCGCCGCGGGCACGCGGCCGGATGCCGAGGTGGCACGCGCGTACGCGGGTCCGGCACGCGAAGACTTCGTCGCGCCGGGCGAGCACGCGTCGTTCGCCATCGCGGTTGACCCGCGCGGGAAGCTCCTCTGGGATTCGGGCGAGGCGGACGGGGACCACGTCGTCGCCGTGCTCACACACCGCGTGTCGGACGACTACCTGGCGACGCTGCGCGAGCGGGGCGTGTCGTACCTGCTGGCGGGGCACGACGACGTCGACCTTCCGCTCGCCGTCGAGTTGATCGGCGCGCGCCTGGGCGTGCAGACGCTCATGCTCGAAGGCGGCGGCGGGATCAACGGCAGCTTCCTGCGTTCGGGACTCATCGACGAGGTGAGCCTGCTGGTCGCGCCGGTCGCCGACGGCCGGGTCGGGACGCCGGGCGTCTTCGACGTGGCCGTCGGGGACTTCGCGCCGTGCCGGCTCGCGCTCGAGCACGTGGAGCGGCGGGCGGACGACGTGCTCTGGCTGCGTTACCGCGTGGAGGCGCGACCGTCCTGA
- a CDS encoding multidrug MFS transporter — translation MSASGSSPAARPAAVTPFVAHAPQAVLDDLTDRIRRTRWLAVPDGAGWSAGTDRAFLQELAAYWADGFDWRAVEAEANAYPNFTTDVDGARVHFVHVKGRGPNPVPLLLTHGWPGSFLEMLRIIPLLTAAGPVSFDVVIPSVLGFGYSGPCAAPGCDSFVVATVWHRLMRRLGYDRYGVQGGDIGAGVGTWLALTEPDAVLGLHLNYIPGSYAPYRPPGATPSSEAVAYAARKQDWTAREGAYAALHGTKPLTAAYGLNDSPVGLCAWIVEKFYSWSDHGPDQRLPFTPDALLANVTLYWVTQSIYTSMAIYRGNARRPLAFGPGDYVRVPTAFAQFPRELPTPPRAEVEQGYNIRRWTAMPAGGHFAAMEQPGLLADDLAAFFSALR, via the coding sequence ATGTCCGCCTCCGGCAGCTCGCCGGCCGCCCGCCCCGCCGCGGTCACGCCCTTCGTGGCCCACGCGCCGCAGGCCGTGCTCGACGACCTCACCGACCGCATCCGCCGGACGCGGTGGCTGGCGGTTCCGGACGGGGCCGGATGGAGTGCGGGCACCGACCGCGCGTTCCTGCAGGAGCTGGCCGCGTACTGGGCCGACGGGTTCGACTGGCGCGCGGTGGAAGCCGAGGCCAATGCCTACCCCAACTTCACCACCGACGTCGACGGCGCCCGCGTCCACTTCGTGCACGTGAAAGGGCGGGGGCCGAACCCCGTGCCGCTGCTCCTGACGCACGGCTGGCCGGGCTCGTTCCTCGAGATGCTGCGGATCATCCCGCTGCTCACGGCCGCGGGCCCGGTCTCCTTCGACGTGGTCATCCCCTCGGTGCTGGGGTTCGGTTATTCCGGCCCGTGCGCGGCACCGGGCTGCGACTCGTTCGTCGTTGCGACCGTGTGGCACCGGCTGATGCGGCGCCTCGGCTACGACCGGTACGGCGTGCAGGGCGGCGACATCGGGGCCGGCGTGGGCACCTGGCTCGCGCTGACCGAGCCGGACGCCGTACTCGGGCTGCACCTGAACTACATCCCCGGGTCGTACGCGCCCTACCGGCCGCCGGGTGCGACGCCGTCGTCGGAGGCCGTCGCCTACGCTGCGCGCAAGCAGGACTGGACGGCCCGGGAGGGCGCCTACGCCGCGCTGCACGGCACGAAGCCGCTGACGGCCGCCTATGGGCTCAACGACTCGCCCGTGGGGCTGTGCGCGTGGATCGTGGAGAAGTTCTACAGCTGGAGCGACCACGGGCCCGACCAGCGCCTGCCGTTCACGCCGGACGCGCTGCTGGCCAACGTGACCCTGTACTGGGTCACCCAGAGCATCTATACGTCGATGGCCATCTACCGGGGGAACGCCCGCCGCCCGCTGGCGTTCGGGCCGGGGGACTACGTGCGGGTCCCGACGGCGTTCGCCCAGTTCCCGCGGGAGCTCCCGACACCGCCCCGCGCCGAGGTCGAGCAGGGGTACAACATCCGGCGCTGGACGGCGATGCCCGCCGGCGGGCACTTCGCGGCCATGGAGCAGCCCGGGCTGCTGGCCGACGATCTCGCCGCATTCTTCAGCGCCTTGCGGTAG
- the mcrB gene encoding mitomycin resistance protein, producing the protein MSAPEACTRLEDLANVGPSIAADLRLVGVAHPRDLAWRDPPALYDALCAATGARHDPCVLDVFLAAVCLVDGAPVLPWWHYTPERKRLLREREAAGALPPRPRRESL; encoded by the coding sequence GTGAGCGCCCCCGAGGCGTGTACACGGCTCGAGGACCTGGCGAACGTCGGGCCGTCGATCGCGGCCGACCTGCGGCTCGTGGGGGTGGCACATCCGCGCGACCTCGCCTGGCGCGACCCGCCGGCCCTTTACGACGCGCTCTGCGCGGCGACCGGCGCGCGCCACGACCCGTGCGTGCTCGACGTGTTCCTCGCGGCCGTGTGCTTGGTGGACGGCGCGCCGGTGCTCCCGTGGTGGCACTACACGCCCGAGCGCAAGCGGCTGCTGCGCGAGCGCGAGGCGGCCGGCGCCCTACCTCCGCGGCCGCGGCGCGAATCGCTGTAG
- a CDS encoding ATPase, whose amino-acid sequence MRPWLLLPVASLVPALLDAGQMYLKEVTAHRGTVAWNAVAFQGLEWLFLGAVAPITWVIARRVPFSRAQWRAAAAAHLAGAAVLCVVWASLGVVVGRRLDAWMAQGPLDAAYRAWVLTTVPWAFIMYATLLGCVTAFDYAALARERALVAAGLHGQLAEARLDALRAQLHPHFLFNSLNAVGTLVRAHETAAATRTLELLGDLLRHLVRADRPQEVPLRDEARIAAQYLAIEQVRFGDRLAVAWAVAPDVEDALVPDLLLQPLLENAVRHGVGRRAGAGRIAIRAERRAGVLHIAVEDNGAGPATRGEGGGVGLANLRARLHALYGAGGALRLEARPGGQTAAAVTIPLRPATRPVLAGQAERDAGADAS is encoded by the coding sequence GTGCGTCCGTGGCTCCTGCTGCCGGTGGCGTCGCTCGTGCCGGCACTCCTCGACGCCGGGCAGATGTACCTGAAGGAGGTCACGGCGCACCGCGGCACGGTCGCGTGGAACGCCGTCGCGTTCCAGGGGCTCGAGTGGCTCTTCCTCGGCGCCGTCGCCCCGATCACGTGGGTGATCGCGCGCCGCGTCCCGTTCTCGCGCGCCCAATGGCGGGCCGCCGCGGCCGCCCACCTGGCCGGCGCCGCGGTGCTCTGCGTGGTGTGGGCGAGCCTCGGCGTCGTGGTCGGGCGCCGGCTCGACGCGTGGATGGCCCAGGGCCCGCTCGACGCGGCCTACCGCGCGTGGGTGCTGACCACGGTGCCGTGGGCGTTCATCATGTACGCCACCCTGCTCGGCTGCGTGACGGCGTTCGACTACGCGGCGCTCGCGCGCGAGCGCGCGCTCGTGGCGGCCGGCCTGCATGGGCAGCTGGCTGAGGCGCGCCTCGACGCGCTCCGGGCGCAGCTGCACCCGCACTTCCTGTTCAACAGCCTGAACGCGGTCGGCACCTTGGTGCGCGCCCACGAGACGGCGGCCGCGACGCGCACGCTGGAGCTGTTAGGCGACTTGCTGCGCCACCTCGTGCGCGCGGACCGGCCGCAGGAGGTGCCGCTCCGGGACGAGGCACGGATCGCGGCGCAGTACCTCGCGATCGAACAGGTGCGCTTCGGCGACCGCCTCGCCGTCGCGTGGGCCGTCGCTCCCGACGTCGAGGACGCGCTCGTGCCCGACCTCCTGCTGCAGCCGCTGCTCGAGAACGCGGTCCGCCACGGCGTGGGCCGGCGGGCGGGCGCCGGCCGCATCGCCATCCGGGCGGAGCGGCGCGCGGGTGTGCTCCACATCGCCGTCGAGGACAACGGCGCTGGGCCGGCGACCCGGGGCGAGGGCGGTGGAGTGGGACTCGCGAACCTCCGAGCGCGACTGCACGCCCTATACGGCGCGGGCGGCGCGCTGCGCCTGGAAGCGCGGCCTGGCGGCCAGACGGCAGCCGCCGTCACGATCCCACTCCGGCCCGCCACCCGCCCCGTTCTCGCGGGCCAGGCGGAGCGGGATGCAGGAGCGGACGCGTCGTGA
- a CDS encoding transposase, producing the protein MKRSKFSEEQIAYALRQAGSGTAVADVCRQSGATFYVRKKRFAHPGVSELRRMRQLASGESEDENRRLKGLVADLTLDEHMLSEALRKKD; encoded by the coding sequence ATGAAGCGGTCGAAGTTCAGCGAGGAGCAGATCGCGTACGCGTTGCGGCAGGCCGGCAGCGGCACGGCCGTAGCCGATGTCTGTCGGCAGAGCGGGGCGACGTTCTACGTGCGGAAGAAGCGGTTCGCGCACCCCGGCGTGAGCGAGCTGCGGCGCATGCGCCAGCTCGCCAGCGGCGAGTCCGAGGACGAGAACCGGCGCCTCAAGGGGCTGGTCGCCGACCTCACCCTCGACGAGCACATGCTGTCGGAAGCGCTCCGAAAAAAAGACTGA
- the cspE gene encoding cold shock-like protein CspE, protein MRTTGTVKWFNDTKGFGFITPENGAKDCFVHHSAIQKQGYKSLAEGERVEFDVVEGQKGPAAEHVVSV, encoded by the coding sequence ATGCGCACGACCGGCACCGTCAAGTGGTTCAACGACACAAAGGGCTTCGGCTTCATCACCCCCGAGAACGGCGCGAAGGACTGCTTCGTCCACCACTCCGCCATCCAGAAGCAGGGCTACAAGAGCCTCGCCGAAGGGGAGCGCGTGGAGTTCGACGTCGTCGAGGGCCAGAAGGGCCCCGCCGCCGAGCACGTCGTCAGCGTCTGA
- a CDS encoding type III restriction endonuclease subunit R: MRTLRLRPARLLSAPTLCMPLEAAARDEIDRALAASGWLVQDRGAVNLYAGPGVAVREVPLAPGHGVADYLLYADGQAVGVVEAKRAGETLTGVEVQSEKYGTGLPAGVASPVRPLPFLYQSTGVETRFTNRLDPVPKSREVFAFHRPATLLEWATAEPLWLPVVDGRPDPRSERPATFRRHLTAMPSVEAGGLWPAQLTTVRRLEASLAAGRPRALVQMATGSGKTIAAVASIYRLLKFAGAKRVLFLVDRANLGRQALKEFQSYRTPDDGRLFTELYNVQRLTANRVDPVANVVIGTVQRLYSMLRGEPAMAEEADELDADTALDAVALGGVGGGLDALRREPVPVAYNPALPVELFDVVFVDECHRSIYTLWRQVVEYWDALLVGLTATPSKLTYGFFDANVVQEYGHEHAVADGVNVDFDVYRIRTDITERGSTVEAGQIVDRRDRETRRKRWEALDEPLVYAAAALDRDVVAPDQIRTVVRAFRDRFLPEVFPERTHIPKTLVFAKDDSHADDLVKVLRDELALGNDAVQKITYKTGTARIVERVPGPDGSEVERVTYKSSGVRPEDLLQSFRNSYHPRIAVTVDMIATGTDVKPLEVLWFMRTVRSRTLFEQMKGRGVRVVSPDDLKAVTPDAAAKTRYVIVDCVGVCEEPLADTRPLDVQPTVSLDKLLQAVAMGNVDPEVASTLASRLARLDARLGPDERASVAASTGGPTLRDLARGIVEALDPDRQRDAARDAAREAAPARVAEPGWEPGEAAVARARVALLRAALAPVAGDPQLRQRLVDLKRSKEQTIDTASVDTLLGAELSPEARDRALSTTTGFEAFLTEHRDELAAIRLLYGTREPGQARLTRAAVEELRRALLDRKPPLALDAVWRAYETLDRARVRGGPARRLSDVVALVRFATHRDDALAPLPAVARARLDAWVARMEAGGRRFTDEQRVWLAMMADHVAADVEIEAEDFDDPPFAQRGGLAGAHRVFGAELGRVLEEIGEVIAA; this comes from the coding sequence TTGCGTACGTTACGGCTCCGCCCAGCCCGCCTGCTCTCTGCCCCCACGCTCTGCATGCCCCTCGAAGCCGCCGCCCGCGATGAGATCGACCGCGCGCTCGCGGCGTCCGGCTGGCTGGTGCAGGACCGCGGGGCCGTGAACCTCTACGCCGGTCCGGGCGTGGCCGTCCGCGAAGTCCCGCTCGCCCCGGGGCACGGCGTCGCCGACTACCTCCTCTATGCCGACGGCCAAGCCGTGGGCGTGGTCGAGGCCAAGCGCGCGGGCGAGACGCTGACCGGCGTCGAGGTCCAGAGCGAGAAGTACGGCACCGGGCTCCCCGCCGGCGTCGCCTCGCCGGTGCGCCCCCTGCCGTTCCTCTACCAGTCCACGGGCGTCGAGACCCGGTTCACCAACCGGCTCGACCCCGTCCCGAAGAGCCGCGAAGTCTTCGCGTTCCACCGGCCGGCGACGCTGCTGGAATGGGCGACCGCCGAGCCGCTCTGGCTCCCGGTCGTCGACGGCCGACCGGATCCGCGTAGCGAGCGCCCGGCCACGTTCCGCCGTCACCTGACCGCGATGCCGTCGGTCGAGGCCGGCGGGCTCTGGCCCGCGCAGCTCACCACCGTGCGCCGGCTCGAGGCCTCGCTCGCCGCGGGCCGGCCACGGGCGCTCGTCCAGATGGCCACCGGTTCGGGCAAGACCATCGCGGCGGTGGCGAGCATCTACCGCCTGCTCAAGTTCGCGGGCGCGAAGCGCGTGCTCTTCCTGGTCGACCGCGCGAACCTCGGCCGGCAGGCGCTCAAGGAGTTCCAGAGCTACCGCACGCCCGACGACGGACGCCTGTTCACGGAGCTCTACAACGTCCAGCGCCTCACGGCCAACCGCGTCGACCCGGTCGCCAACGTGGTGATCGGCACGGTCCAGCGCCTCTACTCGATGCTGCGCGGCGAGCCCGCGATGGCGGAGGAGGCCGACGAGCTGGACGCCGACACCGCGCTCGACGCGGTCGCGTTAGGCGGGGTGGGCGGGGGCCTCGACGCGCTCCGCCGCGAGCCGGTGCCGGTCGCGTACAACCCGGCGCTGCCCGTCGAGCTGTTCGACGTGGTCTTCGTCGACGAGTGCCATCGCAGCATCTACACGCTCTGGCGGCAGGTGGTCGAATACTGGGACGCGCTCCTCGTCGGGCTCACGGCCACGCCGTCCAAGCTCACCTACGGCTTCTTCGACGCGAACGTCGTGCAGGAGTACGGGCACGAGCACGCGGTGGCCGACGGCGTGAACGTCGACTTCGACGTGTACCGCATCCGCACCGACATCACCGAGCGCGGCTCGACCGTGGAGGCGGGGCAGATCGTCGACCGCAGGGACCGCGAGACGCGCCGCAAGCGGTGGGAGGCGCTCGACGAGCCGCTCGTCTACGCCGCCGCGGCGCTCGACCGCGACGTGGTCGCCCCGGACCAGATTCGGACCGTCGTGCGCGCGTTCCGCGACCGGTTCCTCCCCGAGGTCTTCCCCGAGCGCACCCACATCCCCAAGACGCTCGTCTTTGCCAAGGACGACTCGCACGCGGACGACCTCGTGAAGGTCCTCCGCGACGAGCTCGCGTTAGGCAACGACGCGGTGCAGAAGATCACGTACAAGACGGGGACGGCGCGCATCGTCGAGCGGGTGCCGGGGCCGGACGGAAGCGAGGTGGAGCGCGTCACCTACAAGTCGAGCGGGGTCCGGCCCGAGGACCTGCTGCAGAGCTTCCGCAACTCGTACCACCCGCGCATCGCGGTCACGGTGGACATGATCGCGACCGGCACCGACGTGAAGCCGCTCGAGGTGCTGTGGTTCATGCGCACCGTGCGGAGCCGGACCCTGTTCGAGCAGATGAAGGGGCGCGGCGTGCGCGTGGTCTCGCCCGACGACCTCAAGGCGGTCACGCCCGACGCGGCGGCCAAGACGCGCTACGTGATCGTCGACTGCGTGGGCGTGTGCGAGGAGCCGCTCGCCGACACGCGGCCGCTCGACGTGCAGCCCACGGTGTCGCTCGACAAGCTGCTCCAGGCGGTGGCGATGGGGAACGTCGACCCCGAGGTCGCCTCCACTCTCGCCAGTCGCCTCGCGCGCCTCGACGCCCGGCTCGGCCCGGACGAGCGGGCGAGCGTGGCCGCGAGCACCGGCGGGCCGACGCTGCGCGACCTCGCCCGCGGCATCGTCGAGGCGCTCGACCCCGACCGGCAGCGTGACGCGGCACGCGACGCGGCGCGCGAGGCAGCGCCCGCGCGCGTCGCGGAGCCCGGGTGGGAGCCCGGCGAGGCGGCGGTGGCCCGCGCGCGCGTGGCCTTGCTCCGGGCCGCGCTCGCCCCCGTCGCCGGCGACCCGCAGCTCCGGCAGCGGCTCGTCGACCTCAAGCGCTCCAAGGAGCAGACCATCGACACGGCGAGCGTCGACACGCTGTTAGGCGCCGAGCTGTCGCCCGAGGCGCGCGACCGGGCGCTCAGCACGACGACCGGCTTCGAGGCGTTCCTCACCGAGCACCGCGACGAGCTGGCGGCGATCCGGCTGCTCTACGGAACGCGGGAGCCCGGGCAGGCGCGGCTCACGCGCGCGGCGGTCGAGGAGCTGCGCCGGGCGCTGCTCGACCGCAAGCCGCCGCTCGCGCTCGACGCGGTGTGGCGGGCGTACGAGACGCTCGACCGGGCGCGCGTGCGCGGCGGGCCCGCGCGGCGGCTGTCGGACGTGGTGGCGCTCGTGCGGTTCGCGACGCACCGGGACGACGCACTCGCGCCGCTGCCGGCGGTGGCGCGGGCGCGGCTCGACGCGTGGGTGGCGCGGATGGAGGCGGGCGGGCGGCGGTTCACGGACGAGCAGCGCGTGTGGCTCGCGATGATGGCCGACCACGTGGCGGCGGACGTGGAGATCGAGGCGGAGGACTTCGACGATCCGCCGTTCGCGCAGCGCGGGGGGTTGGCGGGGGCGCACCGCGTGTTCGGGGCGGAGCTGGGGCGGGTGCTGGAGGAGATCGGCGAGGTGATCGCGGCGTGA
- the hsdS_2 gene encoding restriction endonuclease subunit S — MYGWTTRAVSKPEGVRFLRTTDISRGPVVDWSTVPACDEEPDDVGKYALASGDLVISRAGSVGLSALIEHCPPAVFASYLIRFRPLQGVETRFLKWYLQSTDYWEQIGEAAAGIALQNVNAKKLAAVRLPLAPLAEQRRVVAVLEEHLSDLDAAVAMLERVRANASRYLAAVVEYRVAGVASARAEASLKSLVRVLDQGWSPKCESVSASAGEWAVIKTTAIQPLRFQPEANKRLPVAMRARPALALRAGDLLVTRAGPRSRVGVSCVVPDDQPRLMNCDKVYRVQLRPDRVRPEYVAIVLNAPSYLRRLNEMKSGISDSGVNLTQDRFLDLVVPLPSLDEQESLVRDVALKQSVISHTLDDIDVQLARAARLRQSILQRAFTGRLVPQDPTDEPASALLDRLRAERAAPAGARVNRRIARTT, encoded by the coding sequence ATGTACGGTTGGACAACTCGCGCGGTGTCCAAGCCCGAGGGCGTTCGCTTTCTCCGAACAACCGACATCAGTCGCGGGCCTGTCGTCGATTGGAGCACGGTACCCGCGTGCGATGAGGAGCCTGACGATGTAGGCAAGTACGCTCTGGCTAGCGGGGACCTGGTCATCTCGCGTGCGGGGTCGGTCGGACTAAGCGCTTTGATTGAGCACTGTCCGCCCGCTGTTTTCGCTTCATATCTGATTCGCTTCAGGCCCTTACAGGGCGTCGAGACTCGGTTCCTTAAGTGGTATCTCCAGTCCACGGACTACTGGGAACAGATTGGCGAGGCTGCCGCCGGAATCGCGCTTCAAAACGTCAATGCTAAGAAGCTGGCCGCCGTACGGCTTCCGCTTGCACCGCTCGCCGAGCAGCGCCGAGTCGTCGCCGTCCTTGAGGAGCACCTGTCGGACCTCGACGCTGCGGTGGCGATGTTGGAGCGGGTGCGGGCGAACGCGTCCCGCTACCTGGCTGCAGTTGTCGAGTACCGCGTCGCAGGAGTCGCATCGGCCAGAGCTGAAGCATCGCTCAAGTCGCTCGTGCGCGTACTCGACCAGGGGTGGAGCCCGAAATGCGAGAGTGTCTCCGCGTCGGCAGGAGAATGGGCCGTGATCAAGACAACTGCCATCCAGCCACTTCGCTTCCAGCCGGAGGCCAACAAGCGACTACCAGTCGCGATGCGTGCACGACCCGCGCTTGCTCTCCGCGCAGGAGACCTGCTCGTCACGCGAGCTGGGCCTCGCAGTCGCGTGGGCGTCAGTTGCGTCGTCCCCGACGATCAGCCGCGTTTGATGAACTGCGACAAAGTCTACCGCGTGCAACTTCGGCCGGATCGCGTGCGCCCGGAGTACGTCGCCATCGTGTTGAACGCCCCTTCGTACCTGCGGCGTCTCAACGAAATGAAGTCAGGAATCAGCGATAGTGGCGTGAACCTCACGCAGGATCGCTTCCTTGACCTCGTCGTTCCGCTTCCGTCGCTCGACGAGCAAGAATCTCTCGTCAGAGACGTTGCCCTGAAACAGTCTGTGATCAGCCACACGCTGGATGACATCGACGTCCAACTCGCCCGCGCCGCCCGGCTGCGCCAGTCGATCCTGCAGCGCGCCTTCACGGGCCGCCTCGTTCCGCAGGACCCGACCGACGAGCCAGCATCCGCGCTCCTTGATCGCCTTCGCGCCGAACGTGCCGCCCCGGCAGGGGCTCGCGTGAATCGTCGCATCGCGCGCACCACATAG
- a CDS encoding DNA methyltransferase, translating to MTADRIVAKLWNYCTVLRDDGLSYGDYVEQLTYLLFLKMAHERTQAPWSQASVIPAGFDWPALKTKEGDALEVQYRHTLEALGKQPGMLGLIFRKAQNKVQDPAKLRRLIADLIDREQWLALDADVKGDAYEGLLEKNAQDTKGGAGQYFTPRPLIRAIVDCVAPRPGESVADPACGTGGFLLAAHDYVVGHHPSLDRAQKRHLKLDALHGTELVDGVARLCAMNLLLHGIGPTAGDTAAPAVRVDDALRADPGQRFDVILTNPPFGRKSSVRVVNADGDDERQDLTVVRDDFWVSTSNKQLAFVQHVKTLLKIGGRAAVVVPDNVLFEGGAGEIVRRKLLHECDVHTLLRLPTGIFYAQGVKANVLFFDRRAASDQPQTKRLWVYDLRTNEHFTLKTNPLQRADLDDFVACYRPENRHDRAPTWDETNTPNGRWRAYEYAELAARDKASLDVFWLRDEALEATANLPAPDVIAAEIVEDLRAALATFEELQGALAER from the coding sequence GTGACCGCCGACCGCATCGTCGCCAAGCTCTGGAACTACTGCACCGTCCTCCGCGACGACGGACTCTCGTACGGCGACTACGTCGAGCAGCTCACGTACCTGCTCTTCCTCAAGATGGCGCACGAGCGGACGCAGGCGCCGTGGTCCCAGGCGTCCGTGATCCCCGCGGGCTTCGACTGGCCGGCGCTCAAGACGAAGGAGGGCGACGCGCTCGAGGTCCAGTACCGCCACACGCTCGAAGCGTTAGGCAAGCAGCCGGGCATGCTCGGCCTGATCTTCCGCAAGGCGCAGAACAAGGTGCAGGACCCCGCCAAGCTGCGTCGCCTCATCGCCGACCTGATCGACCGCGAGCAGTGGCTGGCCCTCGACGCGGACGTGAAGGGAGACGCCTACGAGGGCCTGCTCGAGAAGAACGCGCAGGACACGAAAGGCGGTGCCGGCCAATACTTCACGCCCCGGCCCCTCATCCGCGCCATCGTCGACTGCGTGGCGCCCCGTCCCGGCGAGAGCGTGGCCGACCCGGCGTGCGGGACGGGCGGCTTCCTGCTCGCCGCGCACGACTACGTCGTCGGGCACCACCCGTCGCTCGACCGCGCGCAGAAGCGTCACCTGAAGCTCGACGCGCTGCACGGCACCGAGTTAGTCGACGGCGTCGCGCGGCTGTGCGCGATGAACCTGCTCCTGCACGGGATCGGTCCCACGGCCGGCGACACCGCCGCGCCAGCGGTCCGCGTGGACGACGCGCTGCGGGCAGACCCCGGGCAGCGCTTCGACGTGATCCTCACGAACCCGCCGTTCGGCCGAAAGTCGAGCGTCCGCGTGGTAAACGCGGACGGCGACGACGAGCGCCAGGACCTGACCGTAGTGCGCGACGACTTCTGGGTATCGACGAGCAACAAACAGCTCGCCTTCGTGCAGCACGTCAAGACGCTGCTGAAGATCGGCGGCCGAGCGGCGGTCGTCGTGCCCGACAACGTACTGTTCGAGGGCGGGGCAGGGGAGATCGTCCGGCGGAAGCTGCTGCACGAGTGCGACGTGCACACGCTGCTTCGGCTCCCCACGGGCATCTTCTACGCGCAGGGTGTGAAGGCCAACGTGCTGTTCTTCGACCGGCGTGCCGCGAGCGACCAGCCGCAGACGAAGCGGCTCTGGGTGTACGACCTGCGCACGAACGAGCACTTCACGCTCAAGACGAACCCGCTCCAGCGCGCGGACCTCGACGACTTCGTGGCGTGCTACCGGCCGGAGAATCGGCATGACCGCGCGCCGACGTGGGACGAGACGAATACGCCTAACGGGCGGTGGCGGGCGTACGAGTACGCGGAGCTGGCGGCGCGCGACAAGGCCAGCCTCGACGTGTTCTGGCTCCGCGACGAGGCGCTGGAGGCCACCGCCAACTTGCCGGCGCCCGACGTGATCGCGGCCGAGATCGTCGAGGACCTGCGCGCGGCGCTCGCGACGTTCGAGGAGCTGCAGGGGGCGTTGGCGGAGCGCTGA